One Drosophila kikkawai strain 14028-0561.14 chromosome 3L, DkikHiC1v2, whole genome shotgun sequence genomic window carries:
- the LOC108070453 gene encoding uncharacterized protein: MDYSGNKPLDYSRQRPSVSASTCSKIKARKKHAIEKDLGFLRIGSLNVRVKKTTEAFSNFLGVGNGSGVAQMPYGGAAGTGAASHPHHRSRRASHQRHHHHVGTTRNRHPNQRAAMSTPYATNGGGIPSRASAPNSHRNIYEGVHKSWGSADNITQRSEELMPPPKSVDYVSKQRNKSSKRSSYASNATDSPRDSICSSNSSSNLNGGYSSMPTTPNQMRAPKGIVPSFAADSDSDSACGFDSSWSVNCRNSSSSNPSQS, from the exons ATGGACTATAGCGGCAACAAACCCTTGGATTATAGTCGCCAGCGACCAAGTGTCTCGGCCTCCACATGCAGCA AAATCAAGGCACGCAAAAAGCATGCAA TCGAAAAAGATTTGGGCTTCCTGCGGATTGGTTCACTGAATGTCCGGGTAAAGAAGACCACCGAGGCGTTCAGCAATTTCTTGGGAGTGGGCAATGGCAGTGGAGTGGCCCAGATGCCCTATGGCGGGGCAGCGGGAACGGGAGCAGCAAGTCACCCTCACCATCGATCTCGCCGAGCCTCTCATCAGCGTCATCATCACCACGTTGGTACGACACGGAATCGCCATCCGAATCAGAGGGCAGCGATGAGCACACCCTACGCCACGAACGGCGGCGGAATACCGTCGAGGGCGAGTGCTCCCAATAGCCATCGCAACATTTACGAAGGAGTGCACAAGTCGTGGGGATCGGCGGATAATATAACGCAGCGATCGGAGGAACTGATGCCGCCGCCCAAGTCGGTGGACTACGTCAGCAAGCAGCGGAACAAGTCCTCGAAGCGTTCGTCCTATGCCTCGAATGCCACCGATTCGCCCCGAGACTCCATCTGCTCCTCAAATTCCAGTTCCAATCTGAATGGCGGCTACAGCAGCATGCCCACCACCCCGAACCAGATGCGTGCCCCCAAGGGTATAGTTCCCTCCTTTGCCGCGGACTCCGATTCGGATTCCGCCTGCGGATTCGACTCCAGTTGGTCGGTCAATTGTCGCAACTCCTCTAGCAGCAATCCTTCACAATCCTAA
- the LOC108070472 gene encoding kelch domain-containing protein 4, translating into MGKKDKNKKKGKGAEKTAMKTDKKLAAKQKKMLEKLGEANIADIIQLLESKEGKIQTITENACTPPSPRSNFTLVAHPEKEELIMFGGELYTGSKTTVYNDLYFYNIKSGEWRELRSPAGPTPRSCHQMVAVASNGGELWMFGGEHASPSQLQFHHYKDLWKFSLKSRKWEKITSPNGPSARSGHRMTVSKKRLFIFGGFHDNNQSYHYFNDLHIFSLESYQWLKVEIAGAVLPPPRSGCCMAAAPDGKIFVWGGYSRASMKKEVDRGVTHTDMFALTQDKNAGDADNKYKWTAVKPGGYKPKPRSSVSYTVAANGKAYCFGGVMDVNEDDEDVEGQFGDELLAFDLTAQTWRLQEIQTKASPAEKKEETNDVEMSTGPAQPVTTTTDGVFTVTVGGPSTSTTPYVSNIPSLFGKPKPTNVPSPRMNPGLCVCKGTLYLFGGILEEDAKQLTYNDFYSLDLHKLEWKVIIPNNLKAHEWEDSDLSSSDEECSSLEDEDSSNSSDMDTD; encoded by the exons ATGGGCAAGAAGGACAAGAACAAGAAGAAGGGCAAAGGAGCCGAGAAGACGGCCATGAAAACGGACAAGAAGCTGGCGGCGAAGCAGAagaaaatgctggaaaaacttGGAGAA gCCAACATAGCTGACATCATCCAGTTATTGGAGTCCAAGGAGGGAAAGATTCAGACCATCACTGAGAATGCCTGCACGCCACCGAGTCCCCGATCCAATTTTACGCTTGTTGCCCACCCGGAAAAGGAGGAACTCATCATGTTTGGGGGAGAACTCTACACGGGATCAAAGACCACGGTCTACAACGATCTGTACTTTTATAACATAAAATCTGGAGAGTGGCGGGAGCTGAGATCGCCGGCAGGACCCACGCCAAGGAGCTGCCATCAAATGGTGGCAGTGGCCAGTAATGGAGGAGAACTGTGG ATGTTTGGCGGAGAGCATGCCAGTCCCTCGCAGCTGCAGTTTCATCACTACAAGGACCTATGGAAATTCTCACTCAAATCGAGGAAATGGGAGAAGATAACTTCGCCCAATGGCCCCAGTGCCAGGAGCGGTCACCGCATGACCGTATCCAAAAAGCGGCTGTTCATATTTGGTGGTTTCCATGATAACAATCAGTCTTATCATTACTTCAACGATCTGCACATCTTCTCCTTGGAGTCTTATCAGTGGCTTAAGGTGGAGATTGCCGGAGCTGTTCTGCCACCGCCTCGCTCTGGCTGCTGTATGGCCGCTGCTCCGGATGGCAAGATCTTCGTTTGGGGTGGCTACTCCAGGGCCAGCATGAAGAAGGAAGTGGATCGAGGTGTAACGCACACGGACATGTTCGCGTTGACTCAAGATA AAAACGCAGGCGATGCGGACAACAAATACAAGTGGACAGCCGTAAAACCCGGCGGTTATAAGCCCAAACCGCGCAGCAGCGTTAGCTATACAGTGGCCGCAAATGGCAAAGCTTACTGCTTTGGCGGCGTCATGGACGTCAATGAGGATGATGAGGATGTGGAGGGACAGTTTGGCGATGAGCTGCTAGCCTTTGATTTGACCGCGCAAACGTGGAGATTGCAGGAGATCCAAACGAAAGCCAGTCCGGCTGAGAAGAAGGAAGAGACCAACGACGTGGAGATGTCAACAGGTCCTGCCCAGCCCGTAACCACCACAACAGATGGTGTCTTCACTGTTACCGTTGGGGGACCGAGCACCAGCACCACTCCATATGTCTCCAACATACCCAGTCTGTTCGGCAAACCCAAGCCCACGAATGTACCCTCGCCGAGAATGAACCCCGGGCTGTGCGTTTGCAAGGGAACCCTCTACCTTTTCGGTGGAATCCTGGAAGAGGACGCCAAGCAGTTGACCTACAACGATTTCTACTCCCTGGATCTGCACAAGTTGGAGTGGAAGGTCATAATTCCCAACAACTTGAAGGCCCACGAATGGGAGGATAGCGACTTGAGCAGCTCCGACGAAGAGTGCAGCAGCCTGGAGGACGAGGACAGCTCCAACAGCTCCGACATGGATACGGATTAA
- the Pmm2 gene encoding phosphomannomutase — MCTATLKRDEILLLFDVDGTLTMPRSVVTPEFEEFFYSKVKPRATIGIVGGSDLEKMFEQLSGQKILTEFDFIFPENGLVQIEGGKEVGKQNIIKHLGEKTLQRFINFVLRYLSELELPIKRGTFIEFRNGMMNVCPIGRQCSREERNMFAAYDNEHKVREKMISDLKKEFADVDLTYSIGGQISFDVFPHGWDKTYCLRHIEAHYKFKEIHFFGDKTEPGGNDYEIYSDPRTISHRVYTPKDTQRILTEILEL; from the coding sequence ATGTGCACCGCAACACTGAAACGTGACGAAATCCTTCTGCTCTTCGACGTGGACGGAACCCTGACGATGCCAAGGTCAGTGGTGACTCCGGAGTTCGAGGAGTTCTTCTACTCAAAAGTGAAGCCCCGGGCTACCATCGGAATCGTGGGTGGATCCGATCTGGAGAAGATGTTCGAGCAGCTGAGCGGCCAGAAGATCCTCACCGAGTTCGACTTTATATTCCCGGAGAATGGACTCGTCCAGATTGAAGGTGGCAAAGAGGTTGGCAAGCAGAACATCATCAAGCATCTCGGCGAGAAGACCTTGCAGCGGTTCATCAACTTTGTGCTCCGCTACCTGTCCGAGCTGGAGCTGCCCATCAAGCGGGGAACCTTCATTGAGTTCCGGAACGGCATGATGAACGTCTGCCCCATTGGACGCCAGTGCTCGCGGGAGGAACGGAATATGTTCGCCGCCTACGACAACGAGCACAAGGTGCGCGAGAAGATGATAAGTGACCTTAAGAAGGAGTTTGCCGATGTGGATCTCACGTACTCCATCGGTGGCCAGATCAGCTTCGATGTCTTCCCGCACGGCTGGGACAAGACCTATTGCCTGCGTCATATCGAAGCTCATTACAAGTTCAAGGAAATCCATTTCTTCGGCGACAAAACGGAGCCGGGCGGCAACGATTACGAGATTTACAGCGATCCTCGCACCATCAGCCATAGGGTGTATACGCCCAAGGATACGCAGCGCATCCTCACCGAGATCCTGGAGCTGTGA
- the LOC108070475 gene encoding uncharacterized protein, with product MAVLRGWRFVGFVSCIVGAVGLTLYPVIVDPMINTEKYKTLQEYSKIKRDELQHIKAK from the coding sequence ATGGCAGTTCTACGTGGATGGAGATTTGTGGGCTTCGTGTCCTGCATTGTGGGTGCCGTAGGCCTGACGCTATATCCAGTAATTGTGGACCCCATGATCAACACGGAAAAGTACAAGACCCTACAGGAATACAGCAAAATCAAACGAGATGAACTGCAGCACATTAAGGCGAAGTAA
- the Tsf2 gene encoding transferrin 2, which yields MARSLVFVALVGALCFTLAYAQHHYDEHRIKDIIWCTKSLEEQYKCGNLTVAIARDRALFDDAFLNLTCFRAFSADECIHHIDREKAHITSLDAGDVFTGGRYNSLIPIMQEKLEGGFAEYQSVAVVKKGSLQDVTNLRDMRNKRACFPWVGSLAGWIVPIHTLQREGGMEVVDCNNQVKTAASYFNNSCAVYSLSDKYNPIGDNSDKLCTLCTGKIPGGRCSAADPYYGYEGAFRCLLEKGDVAFLRHSTVAEMLQTTEFKNLQPNSFELLCRDGRRVPINDYRQCNWGQVPADAIVTSSARSFADRKQYQQFLKRIAELYSDGLRDDRGRQNGQSGQGFNNNFDNNNYNQQQGQSGAYDQFNNQYDPNNQYRSQNQYDQYRSERLDSSFAADQNPLDGTNTSILYEKFRIFESKRYGKPNLLFQDSSRALTVIPEDDQSFTKYLGNAIGYIYGIRECPVGAMTLCVTSETELDKCIKMRTALKAHILKPELICKKMHSHINCMQFIQSGRADIAVFDAGDVYTGGLNYDLVPFMSEVYNLGEPEYYVVAVAKEEDPDTELTYLKGKNTCHTGINTAAGWTYPMAHFISNGWIRPYGCDSVRAAAEYFTKSCVPGALSSEYNTGVPYDSMCDLCHGTSYRYCRRDASEDYYGHTGAFRCLVEGGGHVAFMKHTTVMESTGGKRKEWWARNALNDDFELLCTDGTRAEINEYKRCNLGKVKANAVVTRGGPAYNETQLNAYINLLTYAQQLYGRKDVDAFSFSMFSSPIGHYDLIFQDATRQLQVIPANKRTYDAYLGSDFMRARRITDCYAGASQVALSLGLLLVGSLVAIL from the exons ATGGCTAGAAGCCTCGTTTTTGTGGCTCTAGTCGGCGCTTTGTGTTTTACCCTCGCTTACG CTCAACATCATTACGATGAGCACAGAATTAAGGACATTATTTGGTGCACCAAGAGCCTGGAGGAGCAGTACAAGTGCGGAAACCTAACGGTGGCCATCGCTCGAGATCGCGCCCTCTTCGACGATGCGTTCCTCAATCTCACCTGCTTCAGGGCCTTCAGCGCCGATGAGTGTATCCATCACATAGATCGCGAGAAGGCGCACATCACTTCTCTCGATGCTGGGGACGTCTTCACCGGTGGTCGATACAATTCCTTGATACCAATCATGCAGGAAAAACTGGAAGGTGGCTTTGCGGAATATCAATCGGTGGCAGTGGTCAAGAAAGGATCACTGCAGGATGTGACCAATTTGCGCGATATGCGAAATAAGCGAGCCTGCTTTCCCTGGGTGGGCAGTCTGGCGGGCTGGATTGTGCCTATTCACACG CTCCAACGAGAAGGCGGCATGGAAGTGGTGGACTGTAACAACCAAGTCAAGACTGCAGCCAGCTACTTCAACAACTCTTGCGCTGTGTACTCGCTCTCCGATAAATACAATCCCATTGGCGATAACTCCGACAA ACTCTGCACACTTTGCACTGGAAAGATTCCTGGCGGCCGCTGCTCAGCTGCTGATCCTTACTATGGCTACGAAGGTGCATTTAGGTGTCTTTTGGAAAAGGGAGACGTTGCCTTCTTGCGACACTCGACCGTGGCCGAAATGCTGCAAACCACCGAATTTA AAAACTTGCAACCCAACAGTTTTGAGTTGCTCTGTCGCGATGGTCGTCGTGTGCCCATCAATGACTACCGACAGTGCAATTGGGGCCAAGTGCCCGCCGATGCTATTGTGACATCTTCCGCACGAAGCTTTGCCGATCGCAAGCAGTACCAACAGTTCCTGAAGCGCATTGCGGAGTTGTACTCCGATGGACTTCGCGACGACCGCGGCCGGCAGAACGGACAGTCCGGGCAGGGATTTAATAATAACtttgacaacaacaactacaatcAGCAGCAGGGTCAAAGCGGTGCCTATGACCAGTTTAACAATCAATATGATCCCAACAACCAGTACAGGAGCCAGAATCAGTACGATCAGTACCGCAGCGAACGCCTAGATAGCAGCTTTGCGGCGGATCAAAACCCGCTGGACGGCACCAACACCTCTATTCTCTACGAGAAGTTCCGCATCTTTGAATCCAAGCGTTATGGCAAGCCAAATCTCCTCTTCCAG GACTCTAGCAGGGCTCTTACTGTCATTCCCGAAGACGATCAGTCATTTACCAAGTACTTGGGCAATGCTATCGGGTATATTTACGGAATTCGTGAGTGCCCAGTTGGGGCGATGACCCTCTGCGTGACCTCCGAAACTGAACTGGATAAGTGCATCAAAATGAGG ACCGCTCTGAAGGCTCACATCCTTAAACCCGAGCTGATTTGCAAGAAGATGCATTCCCACATCAATTGCATGCAGTTCATCCAAAGCGGAAGGGCTGACATCGCTGTCTTCGATGCCGGCGATGTCTACACCGGCGGACTCAACTATGACTTGGTTCCGTTCATGTCGGAGGTGTACAATCTGGGTGAACCGGAGTACTATGTGGTGGCTGTTGCCAAAGAGGAGGACCCCGACACAGAGCTCACATATCTGAAGGGCAAGAACACCTGCCACACGGGCATCAACACCGCCGCCGGATGGACTTATCCCATGGCTCACTTTATCTCCAACGGCTGGATCCGTCCCTACGGCTGCGACTCTGTCCGTGCTGCAGCGGAATACTTTACCAAATCGTGTGTTCCGGGTGCACTTAGCAGTGAATACAACACGGGAGTGCCCTACGATAGCATGTGTGACCTGTGCCATGGTACCAGTTATAGATACTGCCGGCGTGATGCCTCGGAGGATTACTATGGACATACGGGAGCATTCAGGTGCCTGGTGGAGGGCGGCGGACATGTGGCTTTCATGAAACACACCACGGTGATGGAGAGCACTGGCGGCAAACGCAAGGAGTGGTGGGCACGTAACGCTCTTAACGATGACTTTGAACTGCTGTGCACGGACGGAACGCGAGCAGAGATTAACGAGTACAAGCGCTGCAATCTGGGCAAGGTCAAGGCCAATGCCGTGGTTACCCGCGGCGGGCCCGCCTACAACGAGACGCAACTGAATGCCTACATCAACCTGCTGACCTATGCCCAGCAACTGTATGGCCGCAAGGATGTGGATGCCTTCAGCTTCAGCATGTTCTCCTCCCCGATCGGGCACTACGATCTGATTTTCCAGGATGCCACGCGCCAGTTGCAAGTCATTCCGGCGAACAAGCGCACATACGACGCCTATTTGGGCAGTGACTTTATGCGGGCACGCCGCATCACCGACTGCTATGCCGGTGCCTCCCAGGTGGCCTTGTCCCTGGGACTGCTCCTCGTGGGCTCCCTAGTTGCAATCCTCTAA
- the nst gene encoding phosphoacetylglucosamine mutase: protein MSINLRTVYAFAREMYPKVSTEHVQYGTAGFRGKAEFLDSVMFRMGVLATLRSRYREGAVIGVMITASHNPEPDNGVKLVDPKGEMLEASWESIATDLVNVSDQELEQHVAKIIKENNIDVTTSSQVFVGMDNRYHSPRLLKAVADGVIALKGNVKEYGIVTTPMLHYFVVAANTKEAYGKPTEEGYYEKLIKAFELLRNSRLENGNYRNNIIFDGANGVGARKMLQFIKRMKSSLNVTVINQGIGPGKINEDCGADYVKVQQRTPKSMPEVEPFTRCVSVDGDADRVVYFFTDDKGEFHLLDGDRIATLVAGYLMELVTQAEINLRLGLVQTAYANGASTDYIVNELKFPVSCVPTGVKHLHHKALAYDIGVYFEANGHGTIVFSDNAKATIAQAAETKESAKTLLLLIDLINETVGDAISDMLLVETILNHKGWDVQDWISSYNDLPNRQLKVKVQDRNVIETTDAERVCVKPEGLQTEINKVVANYKRGRSFVRPSGTEDVVRVYAEAATKEDTDNLAYEVGILVQKLAGGVGPELTKPGSAHL, encoded by the exons ATGTCGATCAATCTCCGCACCGTTTACGCGTTCGCCCGCGAGATGTACCCAAAGGTTTCCACCGAGCACGTTCAATATGGAACAGCTGGCTTTCGCGGCAA GGCTGAGTTCCTGGACAGCGTAATGTTCCGCATGGGAGTTCTTGCCACCCTGCGATCGAGGTATCGGGAGGGTGCGGTTATCGGTGTAATGATCACGGCATCGCACAATCCGGAACCGGATAACGGCGTCAAACTGGTCGATCCCAAGGGTGAAATGCTGGAGGCCAGCTGGGAATCCATTGCCACCGATCTGGTCAATGTCAGCGACCAGGAACTGGAGCAACATGTGGCCAAGATCATCAAAGAGAACAACATCGATGTGACGACGAGTTCTCAGGTGTTTGTTGGCATGGACAACAGATACCATAGTCCGCGATTACTTAAGGCCGTGGCCGATGGAGTGATTGCGCTGAAGGGCAATGTCAAGGAGTACGGTATTGTGACCACGCCCATGCTGCACTATTTTGTGGTGGCGGCCAACACTAAAGAGGCGTACGGCAAGCCCACCGAGGAGGGATACTACGAGAAGCTGATCAAGGCCTTCGAGCTGCTGAGAAACAGCCGGCTGGAGAATGGCAACTACCGGAACAACATCATTTTCGATGGCGCTAACGGTGTGGGTGCCCGCAAGATGCTGCAGTTCATTAAGCGCATGAAGAGTTCCTTGAATGTGACGGTTATCAACCAGGGCATCGGTCCTGGCAAAATCAACGAGGACTGCGGTGCGGATTACGTGAAGGTGCAGCAGCGGACGCCAAAGTCCATGCCAGAGGTGGAACCCTTTACGCGCTGTGTCAGCGTGGACGGAGATGCCGATCGGGTAGTGTACTTCTTCACCGACGACAAGGGAGAGTTCCATCTCCTGGATGGCGACCGCATTGCCACCTTGGTTGCGGGTTACCTCATGGAGCTGGTCACGCAGGCCGAGATCAATCTGAGGCTGGGTCTAGTGCAGACCGCCTATGCGAATGGTGCATCCACAGATTATATAGTCAACGAACTGAAGTTCCCCGTCTCCTGTGTTCCCACGGGCGTGAAGCATCTGCACCACAAAGCCCTGGCCTACGACATTGGTGTCTACTTCGAGGCAAACGGCCATGGAACGATTGTGTTCAGCGACAATGCGAAAGCCACGATTGCCCAGGCAGCGGAAACCAAAGAGAGTGCCAAGACCCTGCTGCTCCTCATCGATCTTATCAACGAAACCGTGGGGGATGCCATCTCCGACATGCTGCTGGTCGAGACGATCCTAAACCACAAGGGCTGGGATGTCCAGGACTGGATCTCATCGTACAACGACCTGCCCAACCGACAGCTCAAGGTGAAGGTGCAGGACCGGAATGTAATCGAGACCACAGATGCGGAGCGGGTGTGTGTGAAGCCGGAGGGTCTGCAGACAGAGATCAACAAGGTGGTGGCCAACTACAAGCGGGGGCGCTCCTTTGTGCGCCCCTCAGGAACAGAGGACGTGGTCCGAGTCTATGCAGAAGCTGCAACAAAAGAG GACACGGATAACCTGGCCTACGAAGTCGGTATTTTGGTGCAGAAACTAGCCGGCGGCGTGGGACCCGAATTGACAAAGCCAGGCAGTGCCCATCTGTAA